ACCACTAATTTTAAAGAAAATTCTTTTTCATGCGAATACTAAAATACCACCAATAATTTTTATTGATGGCGAAGATGATTTCTATGTAAGGAGTGTATACAAAGAAAAACGTATAGTTAGGTATTTTAAACGCGAAATACTTATTAGGACTCCTGAAATTTTTCACATGTATCTAGCATATTCCGCGAGACGCTATTTTTCAAAGATTATGCATAATTTGCCTAATTTCTATAATCCAAATTTATATTTCGATAAGCTTATTTATATTGCTTATAATGATCATCTCGTTAAAATGAATCCTTTAAATATGACAATTCCTGATTATGGATTTAATCCAAATTATAATGATAAGATTTATGATATAAGTTTTGTTGCAAATTTAACAAGTCCATTAAGAATAAAAGTATACTATAAGTTACTAGAAATTTCAAGAAAGTATAAATTAAACTCTTTCCTTTATCTCGGAAGAAAATTTGCTACAGGAATCCCGTGGTCTAAATATGTAAAGATTATTGCCAAATCTAAACTGTCCGTTTCAGTACCGGGTGGTAGTTTTGATACTGCTCGTTACTGGGAGATACCATATCATGGTACTGCTTTAATTTCATGGGAACCATGGATAAAGATTCCTAACAACTTCATTGATGGAGAAAGTGCCATATTTTTTAGAAAAATTAATGAATTAGAGAAAAAGATATTAGATTACTTAAAATCTGACAAATGGGAAACATTAGCAAGAAATGGAAGAAAACACTTTCTGCAAAATCATACACCTGAGAAAAGAGCGGAGTATATTTTATCAACAATTTAAAACTTAGTAAATTACAGAAAGATCGAGAAGAAAGTTTTGAAACCTAAGTTTTTAGTAAAATTTAAATTGGAATATTGAAAATAATGATGTAAGGAAAGAGTGGATCAGAAGTGTTAAATATCGCGAAGGAACCTTTAGTATCAATATTGTGGGTGAATTATAACAGCAAACGTATAATTAATATCGTTAAGAAATCGTTGAAAAGCATCAAGGATTTGCAGTATAATAATTATGAACTTATAATAGTTGACAATGCCTCCACGGATGGCAGTTATGAAATTATAAAAGATTATGTGAACAGTATCGGACTTAAAGCTAAAATCATCAGAAATAGACGTAATCTTGGATTTACAGGAGGCAATAACGTTGCGTACCTAGCGAGAGACCCAAACTCAAAGTATGTAGTTCTATTGAACAATGATGCAATAGTTTATCCTGATAGTCTATCAAGAATGGTTCAAGCTATGGAATCTGACCCAAGATGTGGTGCTTTGCAAGGAATAATACTATGGCTAAGTAAAAATTCGGTATACTCTGCAGGCAGTGGTATTGATGAATTCATGTTCTCAAATATTATTATGCGAAATACTATTATGCAATTAAGTTCAAATAGAAATAATGATTATTATGTTTCCTACAGTGATGGTTGTTACTCTATCTATCGAACTAAAGCAATAGAGAAATTAGGGAAGGCGCCATTTATCTGGAGCATGTTTGCATATTTTGATGATAGTATTTTAGGAATAAGGTTATGGAACGCAGGATATACTGTAAAATGTATTCCTCATATAACAGCAAAACATTTATGGCGTGGTACGTTTAGGATAACAGGTTCAGGGTGGGCTTATTATTATTGGATAAAGGGATGGATGGCATCTTTAATTATTAGTAACAGCAAACAAAAATCGTTACCAACATTTACCGTCCTCATAATTAGACTGTTGCTAAAATATTTACTAACAGGTTTAAAGTTAGAGTTTAAACCATTTGTTTTAGGATTGCGTGATGGCATTAGAGCAGGGTATTATTTAAGAAAGAACGGTTTTACATTAGATATTTATAAAATTCCCCTCGTAAAACGTAACAAATCCGTCATAAGGGCTACACCATTATACTTCATAATCAGAAAATTTCTTAAACACTTATCGATAACAACACCTAAGGATCTCTATTTTTATAATGTTGGTGAATAAAATGTTAAAGTGGGCTCCAGTAATTTTTATTGCGTGGAAGAAGCTTTCTTCGCGTACTAAACTTTTAGCTAAAGCTATAGGAGTAGATATTGTTTTTTACAAGTCTAAGGTTTTGTATGTGGATTCTGCTGTTAGAACTCTGGTACATTTATTAAGGGTTAAGCCTAAGGCTGTTTTACTGCAGCTTCCCCAGGGACCCTTATTGTTATTGATTGTATTTGTTAAGCGCATTTTAGGATTTAGGGTAATAGTTGATGCGCACTCAGGTTTTCTTGTTCATGAGGATCTGAAGAATCTTTTTCTGAATTTTCCCTTTAAAGGCTTGTTAAGGTATGTTGATTTGATCATTGTACATAATTACTATGCATCTGCATTGTTGCCTAGGAACGTGCTAGACAAAACTATTGTTGTGTATGATCCATGGTACGTTATAGAGGAGATGAGTAAAGAGTATTGTAAAGGTGTGGAGCAGAATTATATAGTTATTCCAGCTTCGTATGCACTTGACGAGCCTTTACACGAATTTTTAGAAGCGTACATCGAATGTAAACCTCCAATAAAACTTGTGGTGACTGGAAATTGGATGAAAAGGCGAGATTTGTACAAGGAGTATCGATATCATGTAATATTTACTGGGTATCTGCCTGTGGAAAAATATTATAAACTCTTGTGCGAGTGCAGAGGAGTGTTGACGGGGACTAAACGTGAATACACAGCTCTCATGTCTGCATGGGAGGCAATAACGTTCTCAAAACCACTTGCAGTAAACTATACAAAAACTTTAGCGCAATTGTATAAGGGCTATGCTGTATTCTATGACTATAACGAAAAACAGAGTATATGCAGAGCGCTCAAAGAAATCAGTAATACACAAGTAAACCTACTTGCAAGAGAGAGATTAAAAAGAATCACTGAGAACCAAGTTATAGTTTTAAAGAAAAAGCTCTCTGCACTTGTCATGTAGGGAAATGAAGGGTCGTTGCTAAAAGTTTTGTATTTATCTGCATCTCTCACACAGGTTAAGAAAGCATAAGATTTAAGGAAGGGCAACGAATAACAAATTAAAGAACTTGCAAGCATTCATAAATTTACCAGTAATTGAGATAAAGAGATAAGAAATATTTTAGAGTTTTGCTTGTGGAAAAGTTACAGAATGATATTCAGGTAGTCATGAAATAACTCAAGGTTACCGTCTTTCCTGGAGTTTTGTTGTATTTTTATCGTCTTTTTAGCATGAGAAAGTTTAATAAACCACCTGATTTAACAATTTCTAATACTATGCCGCTTAACGGTCGTCCTTTCAAAACTTTACTGCCTATGATAACTTCACCAGTTTCAATGTGAACTTGAGCGTAATCGCCTTCATTAACACCACTTTCATTAATATTGGGAACAACCATGACAGGTAAACCATTGTTCACAGCATTTCTATAAAATATCCTAGCAAAAGATTCAGCTAGTATAGCTCTAACACCAGCAGCCTTAAGGGCAATGGCAGCCTGCTCTCTACTTGAACCCATGCCAAAGGCTTTGCCGGCTATGAGGATAGTCCCCTTACTAGCCTTCTTAGGAAACTCGGGATCTATGGGCTCAAAAACATGCTGAGCAAGGACAGCAGGATCAGTGTAAACTAAATACTTAGCGGGAATTATCACGTCTGTATCTATCTTATCACCAACCTTCAACACATAACCTTCGACCAGCATATTAACATACGCTCCGTTTTAAGGTCTTAGGTACCTCCTAGGATCAGTGATCTTTCCCTCAAGGGCTGAGGCAGCTGCGACAGCAGGGTTAGCCAGATAAATCCTAGCGCTGGGATGACCCATTCTACCTTTAAAGTTCCTATTACTGGTAGAAAGAACAACTTCGTCAGGGCCAGCGATGCCAAAATGCCCACCTATACACGGACCACATGTTCCGAAAGTAACAACACAACCAGCCCTAGCAAGAATATCAATGTAACCCAACCTCAACGCTTCCTCGAAAACACTCCTTGAAGCAGGTATCACAATGCACCTACTTCTTACACGCCTACCGTTTAATATCCTAGCAGCAACTTCAATATCACTCAACCTACCATTAGTGCAAGAACCAATGAACACATAATCTACACTCACACCCTCAACCTCGCTAATAAATTTAACATTATCCACTGAATTAGGAGCGGCAACTAAAGGTTCAATACTATCTAATTCAATATCAATTTCATCACTGTATTCACCCTTCACCATAGGAACATCAACATCCATACCACGCATACTTTTAATATACTCAACAGTCACAACATCAGGAACAAACATTAGAGCGTCAGCACCCATCTCGATACCCATGTTAGCAACAGTAGCCCTGTAATCCATCTGAAATTCCCTAGGATATTCGACATAAAATTCTAAAGAGTTACCATTAAAATACTCAGCACCATATTTACCCAAAATGTATAAAGCAACATCCTTGCCCATAACACCCTCACGTAAACGACCAAACAAAGTAACCTTCACAGGTTCAGGAACAACCAACCAAGTACTCCCAGTCATCATTATAGCAGCCACATCGCTAGCACCAAGACCCTGAGCAAAAGCACCCAAAGCACCAACGGTCACAGTATGACTATCAGCTCCCATAACAACAGTGCCTGGGATAGCATATCTTTCCAGAAGTAACTGATGCAGTATACCATCACCAACATCATGAAACGCTAACACACCACGATCACGAACAAACCTCCTAAGAGACACCTGTATCTCAGCAGCCCTTTGAGTAGGCGGAGGAACCATGTGATCAAAAGCAACAACTAAATTACCAACATTAACACTACCGCCAACCTTCTCCACATTCTCCACAACAT
This genomic interval from Thermoprotei archaeon contains the following:
- a CDS encoding 3-isopropylmalate dehydratase large subunit, yielding MRSLTELILGRAAGKSVSPGDTVEARVDLAAFHDLTGYHVVENVEKVGGSVNVGNLVVAFDHMVPPPTQRAAEIQVSLRRFVRDRGVLAFHDVGDGILHQLLLERYAIPGTVVMGADSHTVTVGALGAFAQGLGASDVAAIMMTGSTWLVVPEPVKVTLFGRLREGVMGKDVALYILGKYGAEYFNGNSLEFYVEYPREFQMDYRATVANMGIEMGADALMFVPDVVTVEYIKSMRGMDVDVPMVKGEYSDEIDIELDSIEPLVAAPNSVDNVKFISEVEGVSVDYVFIGSCTNGRLSDIEVAARILNGRRVRSRCIVIPASRSVFEEALRLGYIDILARAGCVVTFGTCGPCIGGHFGIAGPDEVVLSTSNRNFKGRMGHPSARIYLANPAVAAASALEGKITDPRRYLRP
- a CDS encoding 3-isopropylmalate dehydratase small subunit, encoding MLVEGYVLKVGDKIDTDVIIPAKYLVYTDPAVLAQHVFEPIDPEFPKKASKGTILIAGKAFGMGSSREQAAIALKAAGVRAILAESFARIFYRNAVNNGLPVMVVPNINESGVNEGDYAQVHIETGEVIIGSKVLKGRPLSGIVLEIVKSGGLLNFLMLKRR
- a CDS encoding glycosyltransferase family 2 protein, producing MLNIAKEPLVSILWVNYNSKRIINIVKKSLKSIKDLQYNNYELIIVDNASTDGSYEIIKDYVNSIGLKAKIIRNRRNLGFTGGNNVAYLARDPNSKYVVLLNNDAIVYPDSLSRMVQAMESDPRCGALQGIILWLSKNSVYSAGSGIDEFMFSNIIMRNTIMQLSSNRNNDYYVSYSDGCYSIYRTKAIEKLGKAPFIWSMFAYFDDSILGIRLWNAGYTVKCIPHITAKHLWRGTFRITGSGWAYYYWIKGWMASLIISNSKQKSLPTFTVLIIRLLLKYLLTGLKLEFKPFVLGLRDGIRAGYYLRKNGFTLDIYKIPLVKRNKSVIRATPLYFIIRKFLKHLSITTPKDLYFYNVGE
- a CDS encoding glycosyltransferase; protein product: MRVLFINSLEPNHSDFYFLGLKKLLGEKNVVEYPYKPLYHCYIDNGILVAKDLQGKIVIREEPNYGTVKYDYAKDWQVPKIYCLLDSGRYVISDFPEVTDYDLIICNFLRGSTPLILKKILFHANTKIPPIIFIDGEDDFYVRSVYKEKRIVRYFKREILIRTPEIFHMYLAYSARRYFSKIMHNLPNFYNPNLYFDKLIYIAYNDHLVKMNPLNMTIPDYGFNPNYNDKIYDISFVANLTSPLRIKVYYKLLEISRKYKLNSFLYLGRKFATGIPWSKYVKIIAKSKLSVSVPGGSFDTARYWEIPYHGTALISWEPWIKIPNNFIDGESAIFFRKINELEKKILDYLKSDKWETLARNGRKHFLQNHTPEKRAEYILSTI